Part of the Candidatus Methanogranum gryphiswaldense genome, ATGACGGGAGGCGAGGAATGCATCGATATAACGAAGTACATCCCGTGGGCAGAGCCTAAAAATTTAGGGATCGAAGAAGTTAAGAAGATATTGAAGGGACCTGTGGTCGGTCCAAAAACCATCATAATAGAGACAAAATGTCCAGAAGGTGAGATACATGAAAAAATTAGATATTGAGATCTGTGATGTGACACTTAGAGACGGTGAGCAGACACCTGGAGTTTCATTCACATGTGAGGAAAAGCTTGACATCGCGCGCTGCCTTGATACTATCGGCGTTGAGGTGATAGAAGCAGGTTTTCCGAGCGTAAGCGAAAATGAGATGAAATGTATAAAAAGAATAACAGAGGCCGGATTAGATGCGAGGATATGCTGTCTTTCGAGGGCGGTCAAATCCGATGTCGATGCAGCGATAGCATGCGATGTAGATCTGGTGAGCATATTCTTTGCAACATCCGATCTTCACATAAAGGTCAAGTACAATAAGAGTCGCGAAGCGATGCTGGCACAGGCTCTGGAGATGGTTGACTATGCAATAGATCACGGAGTGCAAGTGAGATTCTCAGCAGAGGATGGTTCCAGGACGGACATCTCATTTCTGAAGGAAATGTTCAAGCAAGGTTACGAGCACGGAGCAATGTATAGCAGTATCGCCGATACGGTAGGGTGCCTGACCCCACTTCAAACAGCAGATATAGTAAGGGACCTGAAAAAGGATCTGAAGAACAAGTTGTGTGTTCATCTTCATAACGACATGGGGTTTGCGACAGCTAATGCATTCACAGCTGCAGAATGCGGGGCGTTCCAACTTCATACAACGGTTAATGGTATCGGGGAAAGGGCAGGTAATGCAAGTCTCGAAGAGCTGCTTGTTGCATTGAGGATGAAAGGCGGTGTAGACAGATACGATCTAACGCATCTTACCAAATTGTCCAAGATGGTTTCCAAGTATTCGGACGTCCCTGTTTCGAAGACAAAAGCAGTTGTCGGTGAAAATGCATTCTCGCACGAGAGCGGAATACATATTGCGGCCTTGATCGTAGACAGTGCCACTTATGAGTATTTCCCCCCTGAGATGGTAGGCGGGGAGCAGAAGTTTGTATTAGGTAAACACACAGGCAGGAAAGGTCTTGAGCACATCGTGAACACTCTGGGATATCAGCTTACGGATGCTCAGATGGAAAAAGTACTCCACGATGTGAAAGAGAGGGGCGAAGATAAATGTGCGATCACACCGAAATTGCTCAGGGAGATTGTAAAGAATGCAAAGGAGACGGTGTAATTGAGCACGCTATCCGAGAGGATCCTGAAAGGAGAAGCAGGCAGTTTCGTCGATGTAATGGTGGACAGAGTAATGGCGCATGACGGTTCCGGAATTCAAGCATTGACAGCATTCCATGAGATGGAGGCGGAGGAAATCGCGTATCCTGAAAAAATATCGATAATCTACGATCATATCATTCCGGCGAACAATTCGATAACGGCAAACCTCCAGGCAGAACTCAGAAAGTTCTCTATAGAGAAAAATCTGAATTTCTACGACATAGGAGAGGGAGTATGCCATCAAGTGATGAGCGAGGGCAGAGTAATGCCCGGTGAGATCGTGGTCGGAGCAGATTCGCATACCTGCACCATGGGTGCATTCGGGGCGTTTGCGACCGGGGTAGGAGCATCAGACATGGCATCCATCTGGATCACAGGTGGTACATGGCTGAAGATACCGGAGACCATCAACATCAAATTGGAAGGAAAATTACCTAAATTTTCAGAACCTAAGGATGTAGCATTGAGATATGTGAGCATGCTTGGAGCGGATGGTGCAACGTATAAGGCCATAGAGTTCACTGGCGATAATAATCTAGGGATGGAAGGAAGACTCACGATCTCGAACATGGCCATCGAGGCCGGCGCCAAAGCAGGTCTTTTCTATGCTGACGATGTGACATGCGGTTATCTAAGAAAATATGGAAAGGATGCAGCCCCTCAAAAAGTGGAGGATTGTGAC contains:
- a CDS encoding homocitrate synthase family protein, giving the protein MKKLDIEICDVTLRDGEQTPGVSFTCEEKLDIARCLDTIGVEVIEAGFPSVSENEMKCIKRITEAGLDARICCLSRAVKSDVDAAIACDVDLVSIFFATSDLHIKVKYNKSREAMLAQALEMVDYAIDHGVQVRFSAEDGSRTDISFLKEMFKQGYEHGAMYSSIADTVGCLTPLQTADIVRDLKKDLKNKLCVHLHNDMGFATANAFTAAECGAFQLHTTVNGIGERAGNASLEELLVALRMKGGVDRYDLTHLTKLSKMVSKYSDVPVSKTKAVVGENAFSHESGIHIAALIVDSATYEYFPPEMVGGEQKFVLGKHTGRKGLEHIVNTLGYQLTDAQMEKVLHDVKERGEDKCAITPKLLREIVKNAKETV
- a CDS encoding 3-isopropylmalate dehydratase large subunit, whose product is MSTLSERILKGEAGSFVDVMVDRVMAHDGSGIQALTAFHEMEAEEIAYPEKISIIYDHIIPANNSITANLQAELRKFSIEKNLNFYDIGEGVCHQVMSEGRVMPGEIVVGADSHTCTMGAFGAFATGVGASDMASIWITGGTWLKIPETINIKLEGKLPKFSEPKDVALRYVSMLGADGATYKAIEFTGDNNLGMEGRLTISNMAIEAGAKAGLFYADDVTCGYLRKYGKDAAPQKVEDCDYIREETIDLDDVEPVLAVPHRVDTIRPVSDMEGTHLDQVFVGTCTNGRYEDLKRFADIVKGKRVKVRTIVVPASRTVLLRAMETGVLRDIVESGAVIGTPGCGPCLGAHQGVLGEGEVGLSTANRNFKNRMGVDAEYYLSSPTTAAFSALKGEIASPKEAP